Proteins encoded by one window of Perca fluviatilis chromosome 13, GENO_Pfluv_1.0, whole genome shotgun sequence:
- the cgnb gene encoding cingulin isoform X1 — MSTLSTDRKPLVDYGVQIRFIKDLHDTGGGYPDKSRGNNSATLPSNKYGVAVHVQGISGQPYVVLKDGEKGESYGVQLNTPTPSTGPPSLCNSLPKTNKEPTELANSYSPAVNRAHSPVSPAEDEVREIFGSPHKRPPGDGQAGTQGKEEGGTGRQGERPKAEPQLKATRETEKNRDRTSNDKYNEAGLKPVKLNNVEPKGVKITPSGYTGSLGRYSGKKQSTYSPSESFPEPPASTNEEAIPAIDTNSLAPINKLISKFNSGTPCSTPQTRGRSGARQRLRFDERRRSRSLDARKDVQHEVPSPSSPILNPYAAPLSTSSNLLASSTPASKSLGSSPASVSKVTALEAPKPSFKLPGKFVANTHPAVAKKPEITLKSLHQSKEVINGEEAQAKETIHNILKDGTSERYLKSKVNHVHDTTDSFKKGGSDGSFKKGNLEELQEQLNRCKKELQQVHDELAEERIAREGAESRLRLQEDQLAELQEELRRVSENSPHSDSLQLDVMTLQADLAEAAMLRQHQEEILHQRERELTALKGALKEEVECHDREMETLREQYSEDMENLRTTMEQVTQSQEQIEEERERVNTSMLTLEEELESCRDQGEQWKTQLDATAQELHNTREESGTHVISSRMLLKSGLEKDKLEGELKDLRESLLGMKKQMPASDDISSLAEELRRCHDDLKRARTDMDKQKSELGEKREALQALRKASGEKEAELLSEISRLKEQSQKDKAELEKVSEKAKESLVGSSGKTVVDDGTKLELQEANTRLRERLARMTRLHSSVPRSPEAEEAVEALEDENRSLKTQLEEAKRGATRLSKERDELTRRLEERDLEREALRRGKSDLEEQKRLLDRALEKINKEMEIMMGDSRQSVAALQTQLEDYRERSRKDLLEAQRNSKDRLAELQRAQSNLKAQQEEVSRLKKELLGCSEERDSAQLERDLLNNRLKHLESELESEKSTHTDRTREIRGLEDNIKIMEIELDEERSNVELLNDRITRSRDQVDQLRSELLQERSARHDLEMDKSALERQLKELKSRVADMEGPTRPSPGISLLENKIQELEERLRSEEREKASIQASQRRLDRKLKELNATLDQERSQHVEQRDQLSLRVKALKRQVDESEGEVERLEGVRRKVLRDLEEQLELQETMHAKVTALETELKRKSQHTHLAALGSSTLSSEDEDANITSILNESHLQTSNC; from the exons ATGAGCACTCTGTCCACTGACAGGAAGCCTCTTGTGGATTATGGCGTTCAGATCCGTTTCATAAAGGACCTCCATGACACAGGCGGAGGTTATCCCGATAAATCCAGAGGAAACAACAGTGCAACCCTTCCATCCAATAAGTATGGGGTGGCAGTGCACGTTCAGGGAATCTCTGGACAGCCTTATGTGGTCCTGAAAGATGGCGAGAAAGGTGAATCGTACGGAGTTCAGCTCAACACTCCCACCCCCAGCACAGGGCCACCTTCACTGTGCAACAGCCTTcccaaaacaaataaagaacCAACAGAATTAGCAAACTCTTATAGCCCTGCTGTAAATAGAGCACACTCCCCTGTTTCTCCAGCAGAGGATGAGGTAAGGGAGATTTTTGGGAGCCCTCATAAAAGACCTCCAGGGGACGGTCAAGCAGGAACACAAGGGAAGGAGGAGGGTGGAACTGGCAGACAGGGTGAGAGGCCAAAAGCTGAACCCCAACTCAAAGCAACACgtgagacagagaaaaacagagatAGGACTAGTAATGACAAGTATAATGAGGCAGGACTGAAACCAGTTAAATTAAACAATGTGGAACCCAAAGGGGTCAAGATAACCCCCTCTGGTTACACTGGCTCTTTGGGGAGATACAGTGGGAAAAAACAGAGCACATATTCCCCTTCGGAATCATTTCCAGAACCTCCAGCATCAACTAATGAGGAGGCCATCCCTGCAATCGACACCAACTCCCTGGCTCCCATCAACAAGCTCATCAGTAAGTTCAACAGTGGGACACCATGCAGCACCCCGCAGACGAGAGGCCGCTCTGGAGCGAGGCAGCGGCTCAGGTTTGACGAGCGCAGGCGGTCAAGAAGTCTTGATGCTAGAAAAGATGTTCAGCATGAGGTTCCCTCACCTAGCTCTCCAATCCTGAATCCCTACGCTGCTCCTCTGTCTACCTCCTCCAATTTGTTGGCATCATCTACCCCAGCGAGCAAAAGCCTGGGAAGCAGCCCTGCATCTGTTTCCAAAGTGACGGCACTTGAGGCCCCCAAGCCGAGCTTTAAGTTGCCAGGGAAGTTTGTTGCCAATACCCATCCAGCTGTAGCCAAAAAACCT GAGATAACTCTGAAGAGCCTGCATCAAAGCAAAGAGGTCATCAATGGGGAGGAAGCTCAAGCGAAGGAAACTATTCACAACATCCTTAAAGATGG CACCAGTGAGAGATACTTGAAAAGCAAGGTCAACCACGTCCATGACACAACTGACAGTTTTAAG aagggAGGATCTGATGGGAGCTTCAAAAAGGGGAACCTGGAGGAGCTTCAGGAGCAACTTAATCGTTGCAAGAAAGAACTGCAGCAAGTCCATGATGA actggCCGAGGAGCGCATAGCCAGAGAGGGGGCAGAGTCTCGTCTGCGCCTACAGGAAGATCAGCTGGCTGAGCTTCAGGAGGAGCTGAGGAGGGTTTCAGAAAACTCCCCTCACTCAGACTCACTGCAGTTG GATGTGATGACTCTGCAGGCCGACCTTGCTGAGGCTGCCATGCTACGTCAGCACCAGGAAGAGATTCTACACCAGCGGGAGCGGGAGCTGACGGCCCTGAAGGGGGCGCTAAAGGAGGAGGTGGAGTGCCatgacagagagatggagactCTGAGGGAGCAGTACAGTGAGGACATGGAGAACCTGAGAACAACCATGGAGCAGGTCACACAG TCCCAGGAGCAGAtagaagaggagagggagagggtgaACACCTCCATGTTGACACTGGAGGAAGAACTGGAGAGCTGCAGAGATCAGGGAGAGCAGTGGAAGACGCAGCTGGACGCCACTGCACAGGAGCTGCACAACACCAGAGAGGA GAGTGGGACGCACGTCATCAGCAGTCGAAT GCTGCTAAAATCCGGTTTGGAGAAGGATAAACTTGAGGGCGAGCTAAAAGATCTTCGGGAGTCACTGCTCGGCATGAAGAAACAAATGCCTGCGTCTGACGATATCAGCTCTTTAGCAGAG GAGCTTCGGCGTTGCCATGATGATCTGAAACGGGCTCGCACTGATATGGACAAACAAAAGAGCGAGTTAGGCGAGAAGAGAGAGGCCCTTCAAGCCCTGAGGAAAGCGAGTGGAGAAAAAGAGGCTGAGCTTCTGTCTGAGATCAGCAGGTTGAAGGAGCAGTCGCAGAAAGACAAGGCCGAGCTGGAAAAGGTGTCCGAGAAGGCGAAGGAG TCATTAGTTGGGTCTTCAGGAAAGACTGTGGTGGACGACGGCACCAAACTGGAGCTCCAGGAAGCAAACACTCGCCTCAGAGAGAGGCTGGCCCGCATG ACGAGGCTTCACTCCAGTGTGCCCCGGAGCCCAGAGGCGGAGGAGGCGGTGGAAGCTCTGGAGGATGAAAACCGCTCCCTGAAGACTCAGCTGGAGGAGGCCAAGAGAGGAGCCACCCGCCTGAGCAAGGAGAGGGACGAGCTGACCCGGCGGCTGGAGGAGAGAGACCTGGAGAGGGAGGCGCTGAGGAGGGGCAAGAGTGACCTGGAGGAGCAGAAGAGGCTGCTGGACCGAGCCCTGGAGAAGATTAACAAAGAG ATGGAGATAATGATGGGAGATTCCCGTCAGTCGGTGGCCGCCCTGCAAACACAACTTGAAGACTACAGGGAGCGCTCGAGGAAGGACCTGCTGGAAGCCCAGCGCAACAGCAAGGACAGGCTGGCTGAGCTGCAGAGAGCTCAGAGCAACCTCAAGGCACAGCAGGAAGAA GTTTCCCGTCTGAAGAAGGAGCTGCTGGGGTGCAGCGAGGAGAGAGACAGCGCCCAGCTGGAGAGAGACCTCCTCAACAACCGTCTCAAACACTTGGAGAGTGAACTAGAATCAGAGAAGAGCACCCACACTGACCGCACCAGGGAGATCAGGGGCCTGGAG GATAATATTAAGATAATGGAGATCGAACTGGATGAGGAGAGGAGCAACGTGGAGCTTCTGAACGACCGCATCACACGTAGCAGAGATCAG GTGGACCAGCTTCGCTCAGAGCTGCTGCAGGAGCGTTCGGCTAGACACGACCTGGAAATGGACAAGAGCGCACTAGAGAGACAG TTGAAGGAGTTGAAGTCCCGTGTGGCAGACATGGAGGGACCGACTCGGCCCTCGCCTGGAATCAGCCTGCTGGAGAACAAAATTCAAGAGTTGGAGGAGAGACTGCGCAGTGAAGAAAG AGAGAAGGCCAGCATACAGGCCTCTCAGAGACGAttggacaggaaactgaaagaGCTAAACGCCACGTTAGACCAGGAGAGAAGCCAGCATGTTGAGCAAAGAGATCAG CTGTCCCTGCGTGTGAAGGCGTTGAAACGGCAGGTGGACGAAAGCGAGGGAGAGGTGGAGCGTTTGGAGGGAGTCCGTCGGAAGGTTCTTAGGGACTTGGAGGAGCAGCTGGAGCTCCAGGAAACGATGCATGCCAAAGTCACAGCCCTGGAGACTGAACTAAA GCGGAAATCGCAGCACACACATCTTGCAGCTCTGGGCTCCTCCACTTTAAGCTCTGAGGATGAGGATGCCAACATCACCTCCATCCTGAACGAGAGCCACCTACAGACCTCCAACTGCTAA
- the cgnb gene encoding cingulin isoform X2: protein MSTLSTDRKPLVDYGVQIRFIKDLHDTGGGYPDKSRGNNSATLPSNKYGVAVHVQGISGQPYVVLKDGEKGESYGVQLNTPTPSTGPPSLCNSLPKTNKEPTELANSYSPAVNRAHSPVSPAEDEVREIFGSPHKRPPGDGQAGTQGKEEGGTGRQGERPKAEPQLKATRETEKNRDRTSNDKYNEAGLKPVKLNNVEPKGVKITPSGYTGSLGRYSGKKQSTYSPSESFPEPPASTNEEAIPAIDTNSLAPINKLISKFNSGTPCSTPQTRGRSGARQRLRFDERRRSRSLDARKDVQHEVPSPSSPILNPYAAPLSTSSNLLASSTPASKSLGSSPASVSKVTALEAPKPSFKLPGKFVANTHPAVAKKPEITLKSLHQSKEVINGEEAQAKETIHNILKDGTSERYLKSKVNHVHDTTDSFKKGGSDGSFKKGNLEELQEQLNRCKKELQQVHDELAEERIAREGAESRLRLQEDQLAELQEELRRVSENSPHSDSLQLDVMTLQADLAEAAMLRQHQEEILHQRERELTALKGALKEEVECHDREMETLREQYSEDMENLRTTMEQVTQSQEQIEEERERVNTSMLTLEEELESCRDQGEQWKTQLDATAQELHNTREELLKSGLEKDKLEGELKDLRESLLGMKKQMPASDDISSLAEELRRCHDDLKRARTDMDKQKSELGEKREALQALRKASGEKEAELLSEISRLKEQSQKDKAELEKVSEKAKESLVGSSGKTVVDDGTKLELQEANTRLRERLARMTRLHSSVPRSPEAEEAVEALEDENRSLKTQLEEAKRGATRLSKERDELTRRLEERDLEREALRRGKSDLEEQKRLLDRALEKINKEMEIMMGDSRQSVAALQTQLEDYRERSRKDLLEAQRNSKDRLAELQRAQSNLKAQQEEVSRLKKELLGCSEERDSAQLERDLLNNRLKHLESELESEKSTHTDRTREIRGLEDNIKIMEIELDEERSNVELLNDRITRSRDQVDQLRSELLQERSARHDLEMDKSALERQLKELKSRVADMEGPTRPSPGISLLENKIQELEERLRSEEREKASIQASQRRLDRKLKELNATLDQERSQHVEQRDQLSLRVKALKRQVDESEGEVERLEGVRRKVLRDLEEQLELQETMHAKVTALETELKRKSQHTHLAALGSSTLSSEDEDANITSILNESHLQTSNC from the exons ATGAGCACTCTGTCCACTGACAGGAAGCCTCTTGTGGATTATGGCGTTCAGATCCGTTTCATAAAGGACCTCCATGACACAGGCGGAGGTTATCCCGATAAATCCAGAGGAAACAACAGTGCAACCCTTCCATCCAATAAGTATGGGGTGGCAGTGCACGTTCAGGGAATCTCTGGACAGCCTTATGTGGTCCTGAAAGATGGCGAGAAAGGTGAATCGTACGGAGTTCAGCTCAACACTCCCACCCCCAGCACAGGGCCACCTTCACTGTGCAACAGCCTTcccaaaacaaataaagaacCAACAGAATTAGCAAACTCTTATAGCCCTGCTGTAAATAGAGCACACTCCCCTGTTTCTCCAGCAGAGGATGAGGTAAGGGAGATTTTTGGGAGCCCTCATAAAAGACCTCCAGGGGACGGTCAAGCAGGAACACAAGGGAAGGAGGAGGGTGGAACTGGCAGACAGGGTGAGAGGCCAAAAGCTGAACCCCAACTCAAAGCAACACgtgagacagagaaaaacagagatAGGACTAGTAATGACAAGTATAATGAGGCAGGACTGAAACCAGTTAAATTAAACAATGTGGAACCCAAAGGGGTCAAGATAACCCCCTCTGGTTACACTGGCTCTTTGGGGAGATACAGTGGGAAAAAACAGAGCACATATTCCCCTTCGGAATCATTTCCAGAACCTCCAGCATCAACTAATGAGGAGGCCATCCCTGCAATCGACACCAACTCCCTGGCTCCCATCAACAAGCTCATCAGTAAGTTCAACAGTGGGACACCATGCAGCACCCCGCAGACGAGAGGCCGCTCTGGAGCGAGGCAGCGGCTCAGGTTTGACGAGCGCAGGCGGTCAAGAAGTCTTGATGCTAGAAAAGATGTTCAGCATGAGGTTCCCTCACCTAGCTCTCCAATCCTGAATCCCTACGCTGCTCCTCTGTCTACCTCCTCCAATTTGTTGGCATCATCTACCCCAGCGAGCAAAAGCCTGGGAAGCAGCCCTGCATCTGTTTCCAAAGTGACGGCACTTGAGGCCCCCAAGCCGAGCTTTAAGTTGCCAGGGAAGTTTGTTGCCAATACCCATCCAGCTGTAGCCAAAAAACCT GAGATAACTCTGAAGAGCCTGCATCAAAGCAAAGAGGTCATCAATGGGGAGGAAGCTCAAGCGAAGGAAACTATTCACAACATCCTTAAAGATGG CACCAGTGAGAGATACTTGAAAAGCAAGGTCAACCACGTCCATGACACAACTGACAGTTTTAAG aagggAGGATCTGATGGGAGCTTCAAAAAGGGGAACCTGGAGGAGCTTCAGGAGCAACTTAATCGTTGCAAGAAAGAACTGCAGCAAGTCCATGATGA actggCCGAGGAGCGCATAGCCAGAGAGGGGGCAGAGTCTCGTCTGCGCCTACAGGAAGATCAGCTGGCTGAGCTTCAGGAGGAGCTGAGGAGGGTTTCAGAAAACTCCCCTCACTCAGACTCACTGCAGTTG GATGTGATGACTCTGCAGGCCGACCTTGCTGAGGCTGCCATGCTACGTCAGCACCAGGAAGAGATTCTACACCAGCGGGAGCGGGAGCTGACGGCCCTGAAGGGGGCGCTAAAGGAGGAGGTGGAGTGCCatgacagagagatggagactCTGAGGGAGCAGTACAGTGAGGACATGGAGAACCTGAGAACAACCATGGAGCAGGTCACACAG TCCCAGGAGCAGAtagaagaggagagggagagggtgaACACCTCCATGTTGACACTGGAGGAAGAACTGGAGAGCTGCAGAGATCAGGGAGAGCAGTGGAAGACGCAGCTGGACGCCACTGCACAGGAGCTGCACAACACCAGAGAGGA GCTGCTAAAATCCGGTTTGGAGAAGGATAAACTTGAGGGCGAGCTAAAAGATCTTCGGGAGTCACTGCTCGGCATGAAGAAACAAATGCCTGCGTCTGACGATATCAGCTCTTTAGCAGAG GAGCTTCGGCGTTGCCATGATGATCTGAAACGGGCTCGCACTGATATGGACAAACAAAAGAGCGAGTTAGGCGAGAAGAGAGAGGCCCTTCAAGCCCTGAGGAAAGCGAGTGGAGAAAAAGAGGCTGAGCTTCTGTCTGAGATCAGCAGGTTGAAGGAGCAGTCGCAGAAAGACAAGGCCGAGCTGGAAAAGGTGTCCGAGAAGGCGAAGGAG TCATTAGTTGGGTCTTCAGGAAAGACTGTGGTGGACGACGGCACCAAACTGGAGCTCCAGGAAGCAAACACTCGCCTCAGAGAGAGGCTGGCCCGCATG ACGAGGCTTCACTCCAGTGTGCCCCGGAGCCCAGAGGCGGAGGAGGCGGTGGAAGCTCTGGAGGATGAAAACCGCTCCCTGAAGACTCAGCTGGAGGAGGCCAAGAGAGGAGCCACCCGCCTGAGCAAGGAGAGGGACGAGCTGACCCGGCGGCTGGAGGAGAGAGACCTGGAGAGGGAGGCGCTGAGGAGGGGCAAGAGTGACCTGGAGGAGCAGAAGAGGCTGCTGGACCGAGCCCTGGAGAAGATTAACAAAGAG ATGGAGATAATGATGGGAGATTCCCGTCAGTCGGTGGCCGCCCTGCAAACACAACTTGAAGACTACAGGGAGCGCTCGAGGAAGGACCTGCTGGAAGCCCAGCGCAACAGCAAGGACAGGCTGGCTGAGCTGCAGAGAGCTCAGAGCAACCTCAAGGCACAGCAGGAAGAA GTTTCCCGTCTGAAGAAGGAGCTGCTGGGGTGCAGCGAGGAGAGAGACAGCGCCCAGCTGGAGAGAGACCTCCTCAACAACCGTCTCAAACACTTGGAGAGTGAACTAGAATCAGAGAAGAGCACCCACACTGACCGCACCAGGGAGATCAGGGGCCTGGAG GATAATATTAAGATAATGGAGATCGAACTGGATGAGGAGAGGAGCAACGTGGAGCTTCTGAACGACCGCATCACACGTAGCAGAGATCAG GTGGACCAGCTTCGCTCAGAGCTGCTGCAGGAGCGTTCGGCTAGACACGACCTGGAAATGGACAAGAGCGCACTAGAGAGACAG TTGAAGGAGTTGAAGTCCCGTGTGGCAGACATGGAGGGACCGACTCGGCCCTCGCCTGGAATCAGCCTGCTGGAGAACAAAATTCAAGAGTTGGAGGAGAGACTGCGCAGTGAAGAAAG AGAGAAGGCCAGCATACAGGCCTCTCAGAGACGAttggacaggaaactgaaagaGCTAAACGCCACGTTAGACCAGGAGAGAAGCCAGCATGTTGAGCAAAGAGATCAG CTGTCCCTGCGTGTGAAGGCGTTGAAACGGCAGGTGGACGAAAGCGAGGGAGAGGTGGAGCGTTTGGAGGGAGTCCGTCGGAAGGTTCTTAGGGACTTGGAGGAGCAGCTGGAGCTCCAGGAAACGATGCATGCCAAAGTCACAGCCCTGGAGACTGAACTAAA GCGGAAATCGCAGCACACACATCTTGCAGCTCTGGGCTCCTCCACTTTAAGCTCTGAGGATGAGGATGCCAACATCACCTCCATCCTGAACGAGAGCCACCTACAGACCTCCAACTGCTAA
- the cgnb gene encoding cingulin isoform X3, protein MSTLSTDRKPLVDYGVQIRFIKDLHDTGGGYPDKSRGNNSATLPSNKYGVAVHVQGISGQPYVVLKDGEKGESYGVQLNTPTPSTGPPSLCNSLPKTNKEPTELANSYSPAVNRAHSPVSPAEDEVREIFGSPHKRPPGDGQAGTQGKEEGGTGRQGERPKAEPQLKATRETEKNRDRTSNDKYNEAGLKPVKLNNVEPKGVKITPSGYTGSLGRYSGKKQSTYSPSESFPEPPASTNEEAIPAIDTNSLAPINKLISKFNSGTPCSTPQTRGRSGARQRLRFDERRRSRSLDARKDVQHEVPSPSSPILNPYAAPLSTSSNLLASSTPASKSLGSSPASVSKVTALEAPKPSFKLPGKFVANTHPAVAKKPEITLKSLHQSKEVINGEEAQAKETIHNILKDGTSERYLKSKVNHVHDTTDSFKKGGSDGSFKKGNLEELQEQLNRCKKELQQVHDELAEERIAREGAESRLRLQEDQLAELQEELRRVSENSPHSDSLQLDVMTLQADLAEAAMLRQHQEEILHQRERELTALKGALKEEVECHDREMETLREQYSEDMENLRTTMEQVTQSQEQIEEERERVNTSMLTLEEELESCRDQGEQWKTQLDATAQELHNTREESGTHVISSRMLLKSGLEKDKLEGELKDLRESLLGMKKQMPASDDISSLAEELRRCHDDLKRARTDMDKQKSELGEKREALQALRKASGEKEAELLSEISRLKEQSQKDKAELEKVSEKAKESLVGSSGKTVVDDGTKLELQEANTRLRERLARMTRLHSSVPRSPEAEEAVEALEDENRSLKTQLEEAKRGATRLSKERDELTRRLEERDLEREALRRGKSDLEEQKRLLDRALEKINKEMEIMMGDSRQSVAALQTQLEDYRERSRKDLLEAQRNSKDRLAELQRAQSNLKAQQEEVSRLKKELLGCSEERDSAQLERDLLNNRLKHLESELESEKSTHTDRTREIRGLEDNIKIMEIELDEERSNVELLNDRITRSRDQVDQLRSELLQERSARHDLEMDKSALERQLKELKSRVADMEGPTRPSPGISLLENKIQELEERLRSEEREKASIQASQRRLDRKLKELNATLDQERSQHVEQRDQNAP, encoded by the exons ATGAGCACTCTGTCCACTGACAGGAAGCCTCTTGTGGATTATGGCGTTCAGATCCGTTTCATAAAGGACCTCCATGACACAGGCGGAGGTTATCCCGATAAATCCAGAGGAAACAACAGTGCAACCCTTCCATCCAATAAGTATGGGGTGGCAGTGCACGTTCAGGGAATCTCTGGACAGCCTTATGTGGTCCTGAAAGATGGCGAGAAAGGTGAATCGTACGGAGTTCAGCTCAACACTCCCACCCCCAGCACAGGGCCACCTTCACTGTGCAACAGCCTTcccaaaacaaataaagaacCAACAGAATTAGCAAACTCTTATAGCCCTGCTGTAAATAGAGCACACTCCCCTGTTTCTCCAGCAGAGGATGAGGTAAGGGAGATTTTTGGGAGCCCTCATAAAAGACCTCCAGGGGACGGTCAAGCAGGAACACAAGGGAAGGAGGAGGGTGGAACTGGCAGACAGGGTGAGAGGCCAAAAGCTGAACCCCAACTCAAAGCAACACgtgagacagagaaaaacagagatAGGACTAGTAATGACAAGTATAATGAGGCAGGACTGAAACCAGTTAAATTAAACAATGTGGAACCCAAAGGGGTCAAGATAACCCCCTCTGGTTACACTGGCTCTTTGGGGAGATACAGTGGGAAAAAACAGAGCACATATTCCCCTTCGGAATCATTTCCAGAACCTCCAGCATCAACTAATGAGGAGGCCATCCCTGCAATCGACACCAACTCCCTGGCTCCCATCAACAAGCTCATCAGTAAGTTCAACAGTGGGACACCATGCAGCACCCCGCAGACGAGAGGCCGCTCTGGAGCGAGGCAGCGGCTCAGGTTTGACGAGCGCAGGCGGTCAAGAAGTCTTGATGCTAGAAAAGATGTTCAGCATGAGGTTCCCTCACCTAGCTCTCCAATCCTGAATCCCTACGCTGCTCCTCTGTCTACCTCCTCCAATTTGTTGGCATCATCTACCCCAGCGAGCAAAAGCCTGGGAAGCAGCCCTGCATCTGTTTCCAAAGTGACGGCACTTGAGGCCCCCAAGCCGAGCTTTAAGTTGCCAGGGAAGTTTGTTGCCAATACCCATCCAGCTGTAGCCAAAAAACCT GAGATAACTCTGAAGAGCCTGCATCAAAGCAAAGAGGTCATCAATGGGGAGGAAGCTCAAGCGAAGGAAACTATTCACAACATCCTTAAAGATGG CACCAGTGAGAGATACTTGAAAAGCAAGGTCAACCACGTCCATGACACAACTGACAGTTTTAAG aagggAGGATCTGATGGGAGCTTCAAAAAGGGGAACCTGGAGGAGCTTCAGGAGCAACTTAATCGTTGCAAGAAAGAACTGCAGCAAGTCCATGATGA actggCCGAGGAGCGCATAGCCAGAGAGGGGGCAGAGTCTCGTCTGCGCCTACAGGAAGATCAGCTGGCTGAGCTTCAGGAGGAGCTGAGGAGGGTTTCAGAAAACTCCCCTCACTCAGACTCACTGCAGTTG GATGTGATGACTCTGCAGGCCGACCTTGCTGAGGCTGCCATGCTACGTCAGCACCAGGAAGAGATTCTACACCAGCGGGAGCGGGAGCTGACGGCCCTGAAGGGGGCGCTAAAGGAGGAGGTGGAGTGCCatgacagagagatggagactCTGAGGGAGCAGTACAGTGAGGACATGGAGAACCTGAGAACAACCATGGAGCAGGTCACACAG TCCCAGGAGCAGAtagaagaggagagggagagggtgaACACCTCCATGTTGACACTGGAGGAAGAACTGGAGAGCTGCAGAGATCAGGGAGAGCAGTGGAAGACGCAGCTGGACGCCACTGCACAGGAGCTGCACAACACCAGAGAGGA GAGTGGGACGCACGTCATCAGCAGTCGAAT GCTGCTAAAATCCGGTTTGGAGAAGGATAAACTTGAGGGCGAGCTAAAAGATCTTCGGGAGTCACTGCTCGGCATGAAGAAACAAATGCCTGCGTCTGACGATATCAGCTCTTTAGCAGAG GAGCTTCGGCGTTGCCATGATGATCTGAAACGGGCTCGCACTGATATGGACAAACAAAAGAGCGAGTTAGGCGAGAAGAGAGAGGCCCTTCAAGCCCTGAGGAAAGCGAGTGGAGAAAAAGAGGCTGAGCTTCTGTCTGAGATCAGCAGGTTGAAGGAGCAGTCGCAGAAAGACAAGGCCGAGCTGGAAAAGGTGTCCGAGAAGGCGAAGGAG TCATTAGTTGGGTCTTCAGGAAAGACTGTGGTGGACGACGGCACCAAACTGGAGCTCCAGGAAGCAAACACTCGCCTCAGAGAGAGGCTGGCCCGCATG ACGAGGCTTCACTCCAGTGTGCCCCGGAGCCCAGAGGCGGAGGAGGCGGTGGAAGCTCTGGAGGATGAAAACCGCTCCCTGAAGACTCAGCTGGAGGAGGCCAAGAGAGGAGCCACCCGCCTGAGCAAGGAGAGGGACGAGCTGACCCGGCGGCTGGAGGAGAGAGACCTGGAGAGGGAGGCGCTGAGGAGGGGCAAGAGTGACCTGGAGGAGCAGAAGAGGCTGCTGGACCGAGCCCTGGAGAAGATTAACAAAGAG ATGGAGATAATGATGGGAGATTCCCGTCAGTCGGTGGCCGCCCTGCAAACACAACTTGAAGACTACAGGGAGCGCTCGAGGAAGGACCTGCTGGAAGCCCAGCGCAACAGCAAGGACAGGCTGGCTGAGCTGCAGAGAGCTCAGAGCAACCTCAAGGCACAGCAGGAAGAA GTTTCCCGTCTGAAGAAGGAGCTGCTGGGGTGCAGCGAGGAGAGAGACAGCGCCCAGCTGGAGAGAGACCTCCTCAACAACCGTCTCAAACACTTGGAGAGTGAACTAGAATCAGAGAAGAGCACCCACACTGACCGCACCAGGGAGATCAGGGGCCTGGAG GATAATATTAAGATAATGGAGATCGAACTGGATGAGGAGAGGAGCAACGTGGAGCTTCTGAACGACCGCATCACACGTAGCAGAGATCAG GTGGACCAGCTTCGCTCAGAGCTGCTGCAGGAGCGTTCGGCTAGACACGACCTGGAAATGGACAAGAGCGCACTAGAGAGACAG TTGAAGGAGTTGAAGTCCCGTGTGGCAGACATGGAGGGACCGACTCGGCCCTCGCCTGGAATCAGCCTGCTGGAGAACAAAATTCAAGAGTTGGAGGAGAGACTGCGCAGTGAAGAAAG AGAGAAGGCCAGCATACAGGCCTCTCAGAGACGAttggacaggaaactgaaagaGCTAAACGCCACGTTAGACCAGGAGAGAAGCCAGCATGTTGAGCAAAGAGATCAG AATGCTCCCTGA